From a single Ornithorhynchus anatinus isolate Pmale09 chromosome 4, mOrnAna1.pri.v4, whole genome shotgun sequence genomic region:
- the GRINA gene encoding protein lifeguard 1, producing MSHEKSFLVSGDGYPPPNPGFPGAPQPPVPPYAQPPYPVAPYPQPTFQPGPYGQPGYPQGPPGPYPQGGYPQGPYPQGPYPQGGYPQGPYPQGPFPPNPYGQPQAFDPQDPDSPIHGNYHEDAPPSYYDNQDFPPTNWDDKSVRRAFIRKVFLVLTLQLSVTFSFVAIFTFVDGVKGFVQRNVWAYYVSYAIFFVSLIVLSCCGDFRRKHPWNLIALSILTVSLSYMVGMIASFYNTDAVIMAVGITTTVCFTVVIFSMQTRYDFTSCMGVLLVSMVVLLVFSILCIFIRNRILEIVYASLGALLFTCFLAVDTQMLLGNKQLSLSPEEYVFAALNLYTDIINIFLYILAIIGRAKE from the exons ATGTCCCACGAGAAGAGCTTCCTGGTGTCCGGGGACGGCtatcctcccccaaaccctggcTTTCCTGGTGCTCCCCAGCCCCCGGTACCCCCCTACGCCCAACCCCCCTACCCAGTGGCTCCCTATCCCCAGCCCACCTTCCAACCTGGCCCTTATGGCCAGCCAGGTTATCCCCAGGGTCCTCCCGGTCCTTACCCCCAGGGAGGTTACCCACAGGGACCGTACCCCCAAGGCCCCTATCCCCAGGGAGGATACCCCCAAGGTCCGTATCCACAGGGCCCCTTCCCTCCTAATCCTTATGGACAACCTCAGGCCTTCGACCCCCAGGACCCTGACT CCCCCATTCACGGGAACTACCACGAGGATGCCCCGCCTTCCTACTACGACAACCAGGACTTCCCCCCGACCAACTGGGATGACAAGAGCGTGCGCCGCGCCTTCATCCGCAAG GTCTTCCTGGTGTTGACCCTGCAGCTGTCCGTCACCTTCTCCTTTGTAGCCATTTTCACTTTTGTGGACGGGGTCAAGGGCTTTGTCCAACGGAACGTCTGGGCGTATTACGTCTCCTACGCCATCTTCTTCGTGTCCCTCATCGTGCTCAGCTGCTGCGGGGATTTCCGCCGTAAGCACCCCTGGAACCTCATCGCCCTG tcgaTCTTGACCGTCAGCCTGTCGTACATGGTGGGCATGATCGCCAGCTTCTATAACACGGACGCCGTCATCATGGCCGTGGGCATCACCACTACCGTCTGCTTCACCGTCGTCATCTTCTCCATGCAG ACGCGCTATGACTTCACGTCCTGCATGGGCGTGCTGCTGGTGAGCATGGTGGTCCTGCTGGTCTTCTCCATCCTCTGCATCTTCATCCGTAACCGCATCCTGGAGATCGTCTACGCCTCTCTGGGGGCCCTGCTCTTCACCTGT TTCCTGGCTGTGGACACCCAGATGTTGCTCGGGAACAAGCAGCTGTCGCTGAGCCCCGAGGAGTACGTGTTCGCCGCCCTAAACCTGTACACGGACATCATCAACATCTTCCTCTACATCCTGGCCATCATCGGCCGGGCCAAGGAGTga